The following proteins come from a genomic window of Azoarcus sp. PA01:
- the bioC gene encoding malonyl-ACP O-methyltransferase BioC has protein sequence MRAPADFALARERLVRRFGRAAATYDEVAVLAREVARRMDERLDYIRIEPKRILDLGCGTGADFEALGKRYPKAMRIGADFALPMLERARGERSLFGRLRSLGRNVPPALVCADASALPFARASVSLVWSNLLLNWLADPLPALRELHRVLETDGLLMFSSLGPDTLKELRAALPDTYGERVHRFIDMHDLGDALVTAGFSDPVMDMEVLTLTYADLDELLRDLRLSGSANASHGRPRGLSGKSGWAAARDALEALRRDGRLPATFEIVQGHAWKAQPKTTDDGRAVMQFQPRKLRG, from the coding sequence ATGCGCGCTCCGGCCGACTTCGCGCTCGCCCGCGAACGCCTCGTCCGGCGCTTCGGCCGTGCCGCGGCGACCTACGACGAGGTCGCGGTGCTCGCGCGCGAAGTCGCGCGCCGCATGGACGAGCGGCTCGACTACATCCGCATCGAACCGAAGCGCATTCTCGACCTCGGCTGCGGGACCGGCGCGGACTTCGAGGCGCTCGGCAAGCGCTACCCGAAAGCGATGCGCATCGGCGCCGATTTCGCGCTGCCGATGCTCGAGCGTGCGCGCGGCGAGCGCAGCCTCTTCGGTCGGCTGCGCTCGCTCGGCCGCAACGTCCCGCCGGCGCTCGTCTGTGCCGACGCGTCCGCCCTCCCGTTCGCCCGTGCCAGCGTGTCGCTGGTGTGGTCGAACCTGCTGCTCAACTGGCTCGCCGATCCGCTGCCGGCGTTGCGCGAGCTGCACCGCGTGCTCGAGACCGACGGGCTGCTGATGTTCTCGTCGCTCGGGCCGGACACGCTGAAAGAGCTGCGCGCGGCCTTGCCCGATACGTACGGTGAGCGGGTGCACCGCTTCATCGACATGCACGACCTTGGCGACGCCCTCGTCACGGCCGGCTTCTCCGATCCCGTCATGGACATGGAAGTGCTGACGCTGACATACGCCGACCTCGACGAACTGCTGCGCGACCTGCGGCTCTCCGGCAGCGCCAACGCAAGCCATGGTCGGCCGCGCGGGCTCTCGGGCAAGTCGGGCTGGGCGGCGGCGCGCGACGCGCTCGAGGCGCTGCGCCGCGACGGGCGCCTGCCGGCGACTTTCGAGATCGTCCAGGGGCACGCATGGAAGGCGCAGCCGAAAACGACCGATGACGGCCGCGCGGTCATGCAGTTCCAGCCGCGCAAGCTGCGCGGATGA
- the yihA gene encoding ribosome biogenesis GTP-binding protein YihA/YsxC encodes MPIFRNARFEISIAKSGDLPPPQGAEIAFAGRSNAGKSSAINTLADHTRLAFVSKTPGRTQLINFFRLDCGAVLVDLPGYGYAKVPENIRRQWQGLLEHYLRKRENLIGLVLIMDSRHPLTTLDRQMIDWFVPGGRPIHALLTKCDKLSRNEAAATLASVRREVATIGPQISVQLFSSLKKIGMEEVEHKVAGWLGLPTDDLPAIPTAAQLRAAGK; translated from the coding sequence ATGCCGATCTTCCGTAACGCACGCTTCGAAATTTCCATTGCAAAATCAGGGGATTTACCTCCTCCGCAGGGCGCGGAAATCGCGTTCGCCGGACGCTCCAACGCCGGGAAGTCGAGCGCCATCAATACGCTTGCCGATCATACCCGTCTGGCATTCGTGTCGAAGACGCCCGGACGCACCCAGCTGATCAATTTCTTCCGCCTCGATTGCGGTGCAGTGCTCGTCGACCTGCCGGGCTATGGCTACGCGAAAGTGCCGGAAAACATCCGCCGCCAATGGCAGGGGCTGCTCGAGCACTATCTGCGCAAACGTGAAAACCTGATCGGACTGGTGCTGATCATGGATTCGCGTCATCCGCTGACCACCCTCGACCGGCAGATGATCGACTGGTTCGTCCCCGGCGGGCGGCCGATCCACGCGCTGCTGACGAAATGCGACAAGCTGTCGCGCAACGAGGCTGCAGCCACGCTCGCCAGCGTTCGACGCGAAGTCGCGACAATCGGGCCTCAGATCAGCGTGCAGCTGTTCTCCAGCCTCAAGAAAATCGGCATGGAAGAAGTCGAGCACAAGGTGGCCGGCTGGCTCGGTCTGCCGACCGACGATCTGCCGGCAATTCCGACTGCGGCTCAGCTGCGCGCGGCAGGGAAATGA
- a CDS encoding tRNA (cytidine(34)-2'-O)-methyltransferase, with protein sequence MPDIVLFQPEIPPNTGNTIRLAANTGARLHLVRPLGFDLSDRQLARAGLDYHDLTTVTVHDDWNACLSALAGRRMFALSTRGRIRYDLVDYRTDDVLLFGRETSGLPAEVLDSVPDMQTLRIPMCPANRSVNLSNAVAVVVFEAWRQLGFAGAT encoded by the coding sequence ATGCCCGATATCGTTCTCTTCCAGCCCGAAATCCCGCCGAACACCGGCAACACGATCCGGCTCGCGGCCAACACCGGCGCGCGGCTGCATCTCGTGCGCCCGCTCGGCTTCGATCTCTCCGACCGGCAACTCGCGCGCGCCGGCCTCGATTACCACGACCTGACGACGGTCACCGTCCATGATGACTGGAACGCGTGCCTGTCCGCACTCGCCGGGCGCCGCATGTTCGCGCTGAGCACCAGGGGTCGGATCCGCTACGACCTGGTCGACTACCGTACCGACGATGTACTGCTTTTCGGACGCGAAACCAGCGGGCTGCCGGCCGAAGTTCTCGATTCAGTACCGGACATGCAGACGCTGCGCATCCCGATGTGTCCGGCCAACCGCAGCGTGAATCTGTCGAACGCCGTCGCGGTCGTCGTTTTCGAGGCGTGGCGCCAACTGGGATTTGCCGGCGCGACGTGA
- a CDS encoding cytochrome c4: protein MIKRSLLLPLLLVAGGLQAQEPAPDLAKAKTTAETVCAGCHGPDGNSPISANPKIAGQHEEYLYKQLRAFKSWDGKPPERENPIMGAMVAGLEDADMKALAVYFASQKLQPESAKNAETAQQGQDIWRAGIAAKGLPACSGCHGPTGAGMPVQYPRIAGQFAEYTEAQLKAFRDGVRKNDPNLMMQTIALKMTDAEIKAVSDYAAGLR from the coding sequence ATGATCAAGCGTTCCCTGCTGCTCCCGCTGCTGCTGGTTGCCGGCGGCCTTCAGGCCCAAGAACCGGCTCCCGATCTCGCAAAGGCGAAAACGACGGCTGAAACCGTGTGCGCCGGCTGCCACGGTCCGGACGGCAACAGCCCGATTTCGGCCAATCCAAAGATCGCGGGACAGCACGAGGAATATCTCTACAAGCAGCTGAGGGCCTTCAAGTCGTGGGACGGCAAGCCGCCCGAGCGCGAGAACCCGATCATGGGCGCGATGGTGGCCGGGCTCGAAGACGCGGACATGAAGGCGCTCGCGGTCTATTTCGCGTCGCAGAAGCTGCAGCCCGAGAGCGCGAAGAATGCGGAGACGGCACAACAGGGCCAGGATATCTGGCGTGCCGGCATCGCCGCGAAAGGCCTGCCGGCCTGCTCGGGCTGTCACGGCCCGACCGGCGCCGGCATGCCGGTCCAGTATCCGCGCATCGCGGGCCAGTTTGCCGAATACACCGAAGCGCAACTGAAGGCCTTCCGCGACGGGGTACGCAAGAACGATCCGAACCTGATGATGCAGACGATCGCATTGAAAATGACGGATGCGGAAATCAAGGCGGTTTCGGATTACGCGGCAGGATTGCGTTAA
- a CDS encoding molybdopterin molybdotransferase MoeA, producing the protein MKQNAGATSAPRSPQLTTAEARRTILERLAPIDGWERVAVRNALGRVLLDDVIAPCNVPAHDNSAMDGYAVRFRDLAVGHETALAVVGTAFAGKPFSGIVGGGQAVRIMTGAPIPQGADTIVVQEMARVADGQVFIPAGQQAGQNLRRAGEDLAVGGVALPAGKRCGPAELGLIASLGIAEVTVRRRLRVAFFSTGDELASIGKPLAPGEVYDSNRYTLFGALSRLGCDMLDMGVVPDNPAALEAAFRGASADADVILTSGGVSVGEADFIRELVNRLGEVAFWKIDIKPGRPMAFGRVGDAWLFGLPGNPVAVLVTFYQFVQDALLVLSGVSPLPEPALFEVRCGEAIRKQAGRREFLRGQLQTVDGRQTVRLAGAQGSGVLRSMSEANCFIVLAEERGDVAAGEAVTVQVFDGLI; encoded by the coding sequence ATGAAACAGAACGCCGGCGCGACGTCCGCGCCCCGCTCCCCCCAGCTGACCACCGCCGAAGCGCGACGAACGATTCTCGAACGCCTCGCGCCGATCGACGGGTGGGAACGCGTCGCGGTTCGCAACGCGCTCGGACGGGTTTTGCTCGACGACGTGATAGCGCCGTGCAACGTGCCGGCCCACGACAACTCCGCGATGGACGGCTATGCGGTGCGGTTCCGCGATCTCGCCGTCGGGCACGAGACTGCACTTGCGGTGGTCGGCACCGCGTTCGCCGGCAAGCCGTTTTCAGGCATCGTCGGCGGCGGCCAGGCCGTGCGGATCATGACCGGGGCGCCGATTCCGCAAGGTGCCGACACGATCGTCGTGCAGGAAATGGCTCGGGTGGCGGACGGGCAGGTGTTCATCCCGGCCGGACAGCAGGCAGGGCAAAACCTGCGCCGTGCGGGCGAGGATCTCGCCGTCGGCGGCGTCGCGCTGCCGGCTGGAAAACGCTGCGGCCCGGCCGAACTCGGTCTGATCGCTTCGCTCGGCATCGCCGAAGTCACCGTGCGCCGACGCCTGCGCGTCGCGTTCTTCTCGACCGGCGATGAGCTCGCGTCGATCGGCAAGCCGCTCGCACCAGGCGAAGTCTATGACAGCAACCGCTACACGCTGTTCGGCGCACTTTCCCGTCTGGGCTGCGACATGCTCGACATGGGCGTCGTCCCCGACAACCCGGCGGCCCTCGAAGCCGCTTTTCGCGGTGCGTCCGCCGATGCGGACGTGATCCTGACGAGCGGCGGCGTTTCGGTCGGCGAAGCCGATTTCATCCGCGAGCTCGTCAATCGCCTCGGCGAGGTCGCGTTCTGGAAGATCGACATCAAGCCGGGCCGGCCGATGGCTTTCGGCCGCGTCGGCGATGCCTGGCTGTTCGGCCTGCCGGGCAATCCGGTCGCGGTGCTGGTGACTTTTTACCAGTTCGTGCAGGATGCGCTGCTCGTCCTCTCCGGCGTCTCGCCGCTGCCGGAACCCGCGCTGTTCGAAGTCCGGTGCGGCGAAGCGATCCGCAAACAGGCCGGCCGCCGGGAGTTCCTGCGCGGCCAGCTGCAAACGGTCGACGGCCGGCAGACGGTGCGCCTCGCCGGAGCGCAGGGCTCGGGGGTGCTGCGGTCGATGTCCGAGGCGAACTGCTTCATCGTCCTCGCCGAGGAGCGCGGCGACGTGGCGGCCGGAGAAGCAGTGACGGTGCAGGTTTTCGACGGGCTGATCTGA
- the rpiA gene encoding ribose-5-phosphate isomerase RpiA yields MTQDELKKAAAIAALDYVEDGMIVGVGTGSTVNHFIDGLAGIKERIAGAVSSSEASARRLEAHGIPILDLNDITDLPVYVDGADEIDAGFCMIKGGGGALTREKIVAAVARRFVCICDASKKVACLGRFPLPVEIIPMARAYVERELARIGGRPELRDGFVTDNGNLILDVHGLMITSPRALETELNQIVGVVTNGLFARRGADVLLLATPAGVERQVAS; encoded by the coding sequence ATGACCCAGGACGAACTCAAGAAGGCAGCCGCGATCGCGGCACTCGACTACGTCGAAGACGGAATGATCGTCGGTGTCGGCACCGGTTCGACCGTCAATCATTTCATCGACGGTCTGGCTGGCATCAAGGAGCGCATCGCCGGAGCGGTGTCCAGTTCGGAAGCGAGCGCGCGCCGCCTGGAGGCCCACGGCATCCCGATCCTGGATCTGAACGACATCACCGACCTGCCGGTGTACGTGGATGGGGCCGACGAGATCGACGCCGGGTTTTGCATGATCAAGGGCGGAGGCGGCGCGCTGACGCGCGAAAAGATCGTCGCGGCAGTTGCGCGCCGGTTCGTCTGCATCTGCGACGCGAGCAAGAAGGTCGCCTGTCTCGGCCGCTTTCCGCTGCCCGTCGAGATCATTCCGATGGCCCGCGCCTACGTCGAGCGCGAACTCGCGCGGATCGGCGGGCGGCCCGAACTGCGCGACGGATTCGTCACCGACAACGGCAACCTGATCCTCGACGTGCACGGCCTGATGATCACTTCGCCGCGCGCGCTCGAAACCGAGCTGAACCAGATCGTCGGGGTGGTGACCAACGGTCTGTTCGCGCGCCGCGGCGCGGACGTGCTGCTGCTGGCCACACCCGCCGGCGTCGAGCGACAAGTGGCAAGCTGA
- the bioB gene encoding biotin synthase BioB, with protein MTMTSAPAAERQADPAVPRAPWTVAEAVELFEQPFMDLLFRAQQVHRAHFDANAVQRSTLLSIKTGGCSEDCGYCSQSTRHKTGLDREQLLKVAEVVEHAKAAKAKGASRFCMGAAWRGPKDKDMETVLAMVREVKALGLETCVTLGMLKGDQALQLKEAGLDYYNHNLDTAPEFYGQVITTHTLADRLDTLEQVRGAGINVCSGGIVGMGEGRRSRAGLLVQLANMASPPESVPINNLVPVPGTPLENVDKIDPFEFVRTIAAARIMMPTSFVRLSAGREQMSDELQALCFMAGANSIFYGDRLLTTDNPDTDRDEALFARLGLRPV; from the coding sequence ATGACAATGACTTCAGCGCCCGCTGCCGAACGCCAGGCCGACCCGGCCGTACCCCGCGCCCCGTGGACCGTGGCCGAAGCCGTCGAGCTGTTCGAACAGCCTTTCATGGACCTGCTCTTTCGCGCGCAGCAGGTGCACCGCGCGCATTTCGACGCGAACGCGGTGCAACGCTCGACGCTGCTGTCGATCAAGACCGGCGGCTGCTCGGAAGACTGCGGCTACTGCTCGCAATCGACGCGCCACAAGACCGGCCTGGACCGTGAACAGCTGCTGAAAGTGGCCGAAGTCGTCGAGCATGCGAAAGCGGCGAAAGCGAAGGGCGCGTCGCGCTTCTGCATGGGTGCGGCGTGGCGCGGGCCCAAGGACAAGGACATGGAGACGGTGCTGGCGATGGTGCGCGAAGTCAAGGCGCTCGGCCTCGAGACCTGCGTGACGCTCGGCATGCTCAAAGGCGACCAGGCGCTGCAGCTCAAGGAAGCCGGCCTTGACTACTACAACCACAACCTCGACACCGCGCCGGAGTTCTACGGCCAGGTCATCACGACGCACACTCTGGCCGACCGCCTCGACACACTCGAACAGGTGCGCGGCGCAGGCATCAACGTCTGTTCCGGCGGCATCGTCGGCATGGGTGAAGGGCGGCGCAGCCGGGCCGGCCTGCTGGTGCAGCTCGCGAACATGGCCTCGCCACCCGAATCGGTGCCGATCAACAATCTCGTGCCGGTGCCCGGCACGCCGCTCGAAAACGTCGACAAGATCGATCCGTTCGAATTCGTCCGCACGATCGCCGCCGCGCGCATCATGATGCCGACGAGCTTCGTGCGCCTGTCGGCCGGGCGCGAGCAGATGAGCGACGAGCTGCAGGCGCTGTGCTTCATGGCCGGCGCGAACTCGATCTTCTACGGCGACCGCCTGCTGACGACCGACAATCCGGACACCGACCGCGACGAGGCGCTGTTCGCGCGTCTCGGCCTGCGTCCCGTCTGA
- a CDS encoding NAD(P)-dependent glycerol-3-phosphate dehydrogenase produces the protein MTRTRIAVFGAGAWGTALALAFSPRHDVILWGRNAGHIDTLATTRHNERYLPGVPLPEELALTADFAAAARAADLHLVVTPLAGLRAAVGELSTLQPGTPLIWACKGLESGSGKLPHEIVAEELGPAARCGVLTGPSFAAEVARGMPTAVTLAAADPAFASRWVPVLHQPRLRIYANSDLVGAEIGGAVKNVLAIAAGVSDGMGFGLNARAALITRGLAEIARLAEALGGRPETLMGLAGMGDLILTCTGDLSRNRRVGLALAQGKTLAEILGELGHVAEGVSTAREVVKLAARHGVQMPLCEAVDTLLHDARLGPREVVEQLLSREPRHE, from the coding sequence TTGACGCGGACGCGCATCGCCGTGTTCGGCGCCGGTGCCTGGGGCACCGCGTTGGCGCTCGCATTCAGCCCGCGCCACGACGTCATCCTGTGGGGCCGCAACGCAGGCCACATCGACACGCTCGCGACGACGCGGCACAACGAGCGTTACCTGCCTGGGGTGCCCCTTCCCGAAGAACTGGCCCTGACGGCCGACTTCGCCGCGGCCGCCCGCGCCGCCGACCTGCACCTCGTCGTCACGCCGCTCGCCGGGCTTCGCGCCGCGGTCGGCGAACTCAGCACGCTGCAGCCCGGCACGCCGTTGATCTGGGCATGCAAAGGTCTCGAATCGGGGAGCGGCAAGCTGCCGCATGAAATCGTCGCCGAAGAACTCGGGCCCGCAGCCCGGTGCGGCGTATTGACCGGCCCCAGTTTCGCCGCCGAAGTCGCTCGCGGAATGCCGACTGCGGTGACGCTGGCCGCGGCCGACCCGGCTTTCGCCAGTCGCTGGGTTCCTGTGCTGCACCAGCCGCGGCTGCGCATTTACGCGAACTCCGACCTCGTCGGCGCCGAGATCGGCGGTGCGGTCAAGAACGTGCTCGCGATCGCCGCAGGTGTGTCCGATGGCATGGGGTTCGGCCTCAACGCGCGCGCGGCGCTGATCACCCGCGGATTGGCTGAAATCGCGCGGCTCGCCGAAGCCCTCGGCGGACGCCCCGAGACCCTGATGGGCCTCGCCGGCATGGGGGACCTGATCCTGACCTGCACCGGCGACCTGTCGCGCAACCGGCGCGTCGGGCTCGCACTCGCCCAGGGCAAGACCCTCGCCGAGATCCTCGGCGAACTCGGCCATGTCGCCGAAGGCGTGTCCACCGCGCGCGAAGTCGTCAAGCTCGCTGCCCGCCACGGCGTCCAGATGCCGCTGTGCGAAGCCGTCGACACGCTGCTCCACGATGCGCGACTCGGCCCGCGCGAAGTCGTCGAGCAACTGCTGTCGCGCGAGCCACGGCACGAGTGA
- the phoU gene encoding phosphate signaling complex protein PhoU has product MPSKHTLTHFDTELEAIRKRLLEMGGLVAQQLSRAIEALSSGDLATIEAVIEDDRRVNEEEVALDDACILLIARHGPTAGDLRMVMTMIQMITDLERVGDEAKKIAKAGRQIIRSDAMFVPKVELRHVAAMVVDMLQRALDAFARMDPSASAAIAREDKEVDAIFKGIMRQLITYMMEDPRLITRALDVLFIAKSIERVGDHAKNVSEYVVYMVKGRDVRHEGIEALERESGSR; this is encoded by the coding sequence ATGCCGAGCAAACACACTCTTACTCATTTCGACACCGAACTGGAAGCCATCCGCAAGCGTCTGCTGGAAATGGGCGGCCTCGTCGCACAGCAGCTGAGCCGCGCGATCGAGGCGTTGAGCAGCGGCGACCTGGCAACGATCGAAGCGGTCATCGAAGACGACCGACGCGTCAATGAAGAGGAAGTCGCACTCGACGACGCGTGCATCCTGCTCATCGCGCGTCACGGGCCGACCGCCGGCGACCTGCGCATGGTCATGACGATGATCCAGATGATCACCGACCTCGAACGGGTCGGCGACGAAGCAAAGAAGATCGCAAAGGCGGGCAGGCAGATCATCAGATCGGATGCGATGTTCGTGCCGAAAGTCGAACTGCGGCACGTCGCGGCGATGGTCGTCGACATGCTGCAGCGCGCGCTCGACGCCTTCGCCCGCATGGATCCTTCGGCGTCGGCCGCCATCGCGCGCGAGGACAAGGAAGTCGACGCGATCTTCAAAGGCATCATGCGCCAGCTGATCACCTACATGATGGAAGATCCGCGGCTCATCACGCGCGCGCTCGACGTGCTGTTCATCGCCAAGTCGATCGAGCGGGTCGGGGACCACGCGAAGAACGTTTCGGAATACGTCGTGTATATGGTCAAAGGCCGCGACGTGCGCCACGAAGGAATCGAAGCGCTGGAGCGCGAGTCCGGCAGCCGCTGA
- a CDS encoding ComF family protein gives MSNLLKGVRLRVRRIADLLMPQDCFVCGSMSGAAALCSACRNDLPRQPASCPVCAVPTGDGATCGRCLRNPPAFDASRAAFAYAFPVDRIVQGLKYRHRLALANFFAEALLPLGPPRPAAVLLPMPLHVSRLRQRGFNQAVEIARPLGRAWGLPLELAAVGRALNTAPQVSLPWKERSVNMRGAFRCEASFAGRTVIVVDDVMTTGATLDELARTLKMHGAARVENLVVARTPSPE, from the coding sequence TTGTCAAACCTGCTCAAGGGGGTGCGCCTTCGGGTGCGCCGGATCGCGGACCTGCTGATGCCGCAGGACTGCTTCGTGTGCGGTTCGATGTCGGGCGCAGCCGCGCTGTGCAGCGCCTGCCGGAACGATCTGCCGCGCCAGCCGGCGTCCTGCCCGGTATGTGCGGTTCCGACTGGCGACGGTGCGACGTGCGGGCGCTGCCTGCGCAATCCGCCGGCGTTCGATGCGAGCCGCGCCGCGTTTGCTTACGCTTTTCCCGTCGACCGGATCGTGCAGGGGCTCAAATACCGCCACCGCCTGGCGTTGGCGAATTTTTTCGCCGAAGCGCTGTTGCCGCTCGGCCCGCCCCGGCCGGCTGCGGTCCTGCTGCCGATGCCGCTGCATGTGAGTCGCCTGCGCCAGCGCGGCTTCAACCAGGCCGTCGAGATCGCCCGTCCGCTCGGACGCGCGTGGGGCTTGCCGCTCGAGCTCGCGGCGGTCGGGCGGGCGCTGAACACCGCGCCGCAGGTGTCCTTGCCGTGGAAGGAGCGAAGCGTCAATATGCGGGGCGCGTTCCGTTGTGAGGCATCGTTTGCCGGCCGCACGGTGATCGTCGTCGATGACGTCATGACGACTGGCGCGACGCTCGACGAGCTCGCCCGCACGCTCAAGATGCACGGCGCCGCACGCGTCGAAAACCTCGTCGTCGCCCGCACACCTTCCCCCGAGTGA
- the hemB gene encoding porphobilinogen synthase, whose translation MRPTGTFPATRMRRMRRDDFSRRLMRESRLSTDDLIYPVFVLEGTGLTEAVPSMPGVNRVSLDNLLHVAEEAVSLGVPALALFPVIDAAGKTPGAEEAWNPDGLVPRVVQALKARFPELGVITDVALDPYTSHGQDGLIDPDDPRGYVLNDETLEALAKQALCHAQAGADVVAPSDMMDGRIARIRAELDRHGRIHTRILAYAAKYASSFYGPFRDAVGSAGSLGKGNKYTYQMDPANSDEAIREVALDIAEGADMFMVKPGMPYLDIVRRVKTELQVPTYVYQVSGEYAMLKAAIANGWLAEEACVMEALLSFKRAGADGILTYFALDAARWLKAA comes from the coding sequence ATGCGCCCTACCGGAACTTTTCCCGCGACCCGCATGCGGCGGATGCGCCGCGACGACTTTTCCCGCCGCCTGATGCGCGAATCCCGGCTTTCCACCGATGACCTGATCTATCCGGTGTTCGTGCTCGAAGGGACGGGCCTCACCGAAGCGGTGCCGTCGATGCCGGGCGTGAACCGCGTGTCGCTCGACAATCTGCTGCATGTCGCCGAAGAGGCGGTGTCGCTCGGCGTGCCGGCGCTGGCGCTGTTTCCCGTCATCGATGCCGCGGGCAAGACGCCTGGCGCCGAAGAGGCGTGGAATCCCGACGGCCTCGTGCCGCGGGTCGTGCAGGCGCTGAAGGCACGCTTTCCGGAGCTGGGCGTGATCACCGATGTCGCGCTCGATCCTTACACCAGCCACGGCCAGGACGGGCTGATCGACCCCGACGACCCGCGCGGCTATGTGCTCAACGACGAGACGCTCGAAGCGCTCGCGAAACAGGCGCTGTGCCATGCGCAGGCCGGCGCGGATGTCGTCGCGCCGTCCGACATGATGGACGGGCGCATCGCGCGCATCCGCGCCGAACTCGACCGCCACGGCCGGATCCACACCCGCATCCTCGCGTACGCGGCGAAGTACGCGTCGAGCTTCTACGGGCCGTTCCGCGATGCGGTCGGCTCGGCCGGGAGTCTCGGCAAGGGCAACAAATATACGTACCAGATGGACCCGGCGAACTCCGACGAGGCGATCCGCGAAGTCGCCCTCGACATCGCCGAAGGGGCCGACATGTTCATGGTGAAGCCCGGGATGCCGTACCTCGACATCGTCCGGCGCGTGAAGACCGAGCTGCAGGTGCCGACCTACGTCTATCAGGTCAGCGGCGAGTACGCGATGCTGAAGGCGGCGATCGCGAACGGCTGGCTGGCGGAGGAAGCGTGCGTGATGGAGGCGCTGCTGTCGTTCAAGCGCGCCGGCGCCGACGGCATCCTGACGTATTTCGCGCTCGACGCGGCGCGCTGGTTGAAAGCAGCCTGA
- a CDS encoding oxidative damage protection protein, translated as MTRMVNCIKLGREAEGLDLPPVPGALGKRIFENVSKEAWQQWVKYQTMLINENRLNLMDARARKYLAEQMEKHFFGGGADQVGGYVPPPQ; from the coding sequence ATGACCCGTATGGTCAATTGCATCAAGCTTGGGCGCGAAGCGGAAGGGCTGGACCTGCCGCCGGTGCCGGGCGCGCTGGGCAAGCGCATTTTCGAGAATGTGTCCAAGGAAGCCTGGCAGCAGTGGGTGAAGTACCAGACCATGCTGATCAACGAAAATCGCCTCAACCTGATGGACGCGCGGGCGCGGAAGTACCTCGCCGAACAGATGGAAAAGCATTTCTTCGGCGGTGGCGCGGACCAGGTCGGCGGCTACGTTCCCCCCCCCCAGTAA
- a CDS encoding SH3 domain-containing protein: MHPNLRFSLSLAAALALPVGAAEAIEFRSVGEPAVLFDAPSEKGKRLYIVAPGTPVEVVVTLDKWVKVRDAGGALTWIERRALSEKRTVMVSVPRVVVRQRAADDAPAAFETVKDAVLEFVAQSGDGWIQVRHKDGTQGHLKISEVWGL, from the coding sequence ATGCACCCGAACCTCCGCTTCTCGCTGTCCCTCGCCGCCGCGCTGGCCCTGCCGGTCGGCGCCGCCGAGGCGATCGAATTCCGTTCGGTCGGCGAACCCGCCGTGCTCTTCGACGCGCCTTCCGAGAAAGGCAAGCGCCTGTACATCGTCGCGCCGGGCACTCCGGTCGAAGTCGTCGTGACCCTCGACAAGTGGGTCAAGGTGCGCGATGCGGGCGGAGCGCTGACGTGGATCGAACGGCGGGCGTTGTCGGAAAAGCGCACCGTGATGGTCTCCGTGCCGCGGGTCGTGGTGCGCCAGCGGGCCGCGGACGATGCGCCGGCGGCGTTCGAGACCGTCAAGGATGCGGTCCTCGAATTCGTCGCGCAATCGGGCGATGGCTGGATCCAGGTCCGCCACAAGGACGGCACGCAGGGCCACCTCAAGATCAGCGAGGTGTGGGGGCTTTGA
- a CDS encoding pyrimidine 5'-nucleotidase: MTAPLPPRLVWLFDLDNTLHNASAHIFPHINRSMTAYLEQHLSLSAEEANALRVHYWHRYGATLLGLVRHHGTNPHHFLEATHRFEKLHKLMVFDRALRSMLRKLPGRKIVFSNGPQRYAEAVVGAMGIRRHFHDVFGIEQMRFHPKPGVQAFRHLLQDHRLDPRRCVLVEDSAENLRTAKRLGMKTVLVGRGLKQPAYVDMKISSILRLRRATRPWLA, from the coding sequence ATGACCGCTCCGCTCCCGCCTCGACTGGTGTGGCTGTTCGATCTCGACAACACGCTGCACAACGCCAGCGCGCACATCTTCCCGCACATCAACCGCAGCATGACGGCGTACCTCGAGCAGCACCTGTCGCTGAGCGCGGAGGAAGCGAACGCGCTGCGGGTCCACTACTGGCATCGTTACGGGGCGACGCTGCTCGGCCTCGTGCGCCACCACGGCACCAACCCGCACCATTTTCTCGAGGCGACGCATCGCTTCGAGAAACTGCACAAACTGATGGTGTTCGACCGCGCGCTGCGCTCGATGCTGCGCAAACTGCCGGGACGCAAGATCGTATTCTCGAACGGCCCGCAGCGGTACGCCGAAGCGGTCGTCGGAGCGATGGGCATCCGCCGTCATTTCCATGACGTGTTCGGCATCGAACAGATGCGCTTCCACCCGAAGCCGGGCGTGCAGGCATTCCGCCACCTGCTCCAGGATCATCGCCTGGACCCGCGGCGCTGCGTGCTGGTCGAGGATTCGGCCGAGAACCTGCGCACCGCGAAGCGGCTCGGCATGAAAACGGTGCTCGTCGGGCGCGGCCTGAAGCAGCCGGCCTACGTCGACATGAAGATCAGCTCGATCCTGCGCCTGCGCCGCGCCACCCGGCCGTGGCTCGCGTGA